From a single Crateriforma spongiae genomic region:
- a CDS encoding DNA gyrase inhibitor YacG encodes MTCPICGTGFLLDETQAPPFCSVRCKQIDLGRWLDEEIGLPHEGEPDPEMLD; translated from the coding sequence ATGACATGTCCCATCTGTGGGACCGGTTTTTTGCTGGATGAGACGCAGGCCCCGCCGTTTTGCAGTGTGCGGTGCAAACAAATCGATTTGGGGCGTTGGTTGGACGAAGAGATCGGGCTGCCCCATGAAGGAGAACCCGATCCCGAAATGCTCGATTGA
- a CDS encoding retropepsin-like aspartic protease family protein: protein MPTGFALTIGRLSLAVMFCICALPPVTIAAQTNSNESTGDTESQASSTTSRSDPDGQDSQSADVPAPKPYSPAVLAQAVDILDTHGLKPSGRQIICTSAGEISRALSGLPKQRRELRQIRQAWQQATLIENTIVEQLSRLNRQYGELNLRLASIPAISGRDHNKIVAMINATAAKTKQLAADRQNAKLNVDKQASQLHQAESDYAEVVMAIRADFDQLRDALAESLKDRKVSIALSVTHRNLNTPDELTADEILAPVLRRLEAEESEVFRETIELESEGNGLFVNVTVGGKTTKMVLDSGASIISLPAKTAAELDIKIPADAPAMRMELADGRVIGARGVTLPSVRVGQFEAENVRAAVLDASASFAQPLLGMSYLGRFKFEIDAAGRTLKMLRIQGD, encoded by the coding sequence ATGCCTACGGGTTTTGCTTTGACCATCGGCCGTTTGTCGTTGGCCGTGATGTTTTGCATCTGCGCATTGCCGCCGGTGACGATCGCTGCACAAACCAATTCCAATGAAAGCACCGGTGATACGGAATCACAGGCTTCGTCAACCACGTCACGATCCGACCCTGATGGCCAGGATTCGCAATCCGCCGACGTCCCTGCACCGAAACCCTATTCACCCGCGGTGTTGGCCCAGGCCGTTGATATCCTGGACACGCATGGCCTGAAACCTTCCGGACGACAGATCATTTGCACGTCGGCCGGCGAGATATCGCGTGCCTTGTCGGGGCTGCCCAAACAACGGCGTGAGCTCAGGCAAATCCGCCAAGCTTGGCAGCAAGCCACGTTGATCGAAAACACGATCGTCGAACAACTGTCTCGGCTGAATCGACAATATGGCGAACTCAATTTGCGACTGGCATCCATCCCGGCCATCAGCGGGCGGGACCACAACAAAATTGTCGCAATGATCAACGCGACGGCGGCGAAAACGAAACAGTTGGCGGCCGATCGTCAAAACGCCAAGCTGAACGTGGACAAGCAAGCGTCACAATTGCATCAAGCCGAATCGGATTATGCGGAAGTCGTGATGGCGATTCGCGCCGACTTTGATCAACTGCGGGACGCACTGGCCGAAAGCTTGAAGGACCGCAAAGTGTCCATCGCCCTGTCGGTCACCCATCGCAACCTGAATACCCCTGACGAACTGACGGCCGACGAGATTCTGGCACCGGTCCTTCGTCGTCTGGAGGCGGAAGAATCCGAGGTGTTTCGCGAAACGATTGAACTGGAATCCGAAGGCAATGGTTTGTTCGTCAACGTGACCGTCGGCGGCAAGACGACCAAGATGGTGCTGGACAGCGGGGCGTCGATCATCAGTCTGCCGGCGAAAACAGCCGCCGAATTGGACATCAAGATTCCCGCCGATGCGCCGGCAATGCGGATGGAGTTGGCCGATGGCCGCGTGATCGGTGCCCGCGGCGTCACGTTGCCGTCGGTGCGGGTTGGACAATTCGAAGCGGAAAACGTCCGTGCCGCCGTCTTGGACGCTTCCGCGTCATTTGCCCAACCGCTGCTGGGAATGAGCTATCTGGGGCGGTTCAAATTCGAGATCGACGCCGCAGGCCGGACCTTGAAAATGCTGCGTATCCAAGGCGATTGA
- a CDS encoding Na(+)-translocating NADH-quinone reductase subunit A, producing MVTIKKGLDLPITGCPEQHIEVASPVSSVALLGDDYVGMKPTMLVAEGDTVRAGQPVFEDKKTPGVIFTAPASGRVTGVVRGAKRKFEALTIQVEGDERVEFDQAKGGTPSGMGRQGLTDVLVQSGLWTAFRGRPYGKVPAPGTTPHSIFVTAIDTNPLAADPAVVLADRKDQFSLGLEAIAELTDGKVFVCKSPNSEIPGSSNTKIEIESFGGPHPAGLVGTHIHHLDPVGPTKTVWHIGYQDVAAIGSLLINGTLDPRRVIALAGPVVKQPRLLETRLGANVSELIDGECEDVKVRPISGSVLCGRTALDPHQYLGRYHNQVSVLAEGDEREFLGWQKPGFDKYSVTRVFASAMTPGKKFPFTTSTGGSVRAMVPLGTYEKVVPLDILPTQLLRALIVRDTDQAQQLGALELDEEDLALCTFVCPGKYEYGSLLRENLTTIEREG from the coding sequence ATGGTAACGATCAAAAAGGGTTTGGACCTTCCCATCACGGGATGCCCGGAACAGCACATCGAAGTCGCTTCGCCGGTTTCGTCGGTTGCCCTGTTGGGTGACGACTACGTCGGTATGAAGCCCACGATGCTGGTGGCCGAAGGCGACACCGTTCGCGCCGGCCAACCGGTGTTCGAGGACAAAAAGACCCCCGGCGTGATTTTCACCGCTCCGGCATCGGGTCGCGTGACCGGCGTGGTCCGCGGTGCGAAACGGAAATTCGAAGCGTTGACGATCCAAGTCGAAGGGGACGAACGCGTCGAATTCGACCAAGCCAAGGGCGGCACGCCGTCGGGCATGGGCCGTCAGGGGCTGACCGACGTGTTGGTCCAGTCCGGGCTGTGGACCGCCTTTCGCGGACGCCCTTACGGCAAAGTTCCCGCCCCGGGCACCACCCCGCATTCGATCTTTGTGACCGCGATCGACACCAATCCGCTGGCGGCGGACCCCGCGGTGGTGCTGGCCGACCGCAAGGACCAGTTTTCACTGGGCTTGGAAGCGATCGCCGAGCTGACCGACGGAAAGGTGTTCGTGTGCAAATCGCCGAACTCCGAGATCCCCGGGTCTTCCAACACCAAAATCGAAATTGAATCGTTCGGCGGCCCCCACCCGGCGGGGCTAGTCGGCACTCACATCCATCACTTGGACCCGGTGGGACCGACCAAAACGGTTTGGCACATCGGGTATCAAGACGTTGCGGCGATCGGATCGCTGTTGATCAATGGAACGTTGGACCCGCGACGCGTCATCGCGTTGGCCGGACCGGTCGTTAAACAGCCGCGATTGTTGGAAACCCGTTTGGGCGCCAACGTCAGCGAATTGATCGACGGCGAATGCGAAGACGTCAAAGTCCGGCCGATTTCCGGTTCGGTGCTTTGCGGACGCACCGCGTTGGATCCACACCAGTACCTGGGCCGCTATCACAACCAAGTCTCCGTCTTGGCCGAAGGCGATGAACGCGAGTTTCTTGGCTGGCAAAAACCCGGTTTTGATAAGTACAGCGTGACACGCGTTTTCGCATCCGCGATGACGCCGGGCAAAAAATTCCCCTTCACGACGTCCACCGGCGGCAGCGTGCGGGCGATGGTGCCACTGGGAACCTACGAAAAGGTCGTCCCGTTGGACATCCTGCCGACGCAATTGCTGCGTGCCCTGATCGTCCGCGACACCGACCAAGCGCAACAGTTGGGCGCGTTGGAGTTGGACGAAGAAGACTTGGCGTTGTGCACGTTCGTGTGTCCCGGCAAATACGAGTACGGTTCCCTGTTGCGTGAAAACTTGACCACGATCGAACGGGAAGGTTGA
- a CDS encoding aldo/keto reductase, whose translation MQRRRLGRSGIVVSDICMGTMTFGSQCDESTSHEICDVARDAGIDFFDAAEIYPVPPKRETVGKTEEIFGNWLKRQTREAVIVATKVTGPAHGWFAAPVRNEHCAVDRHQIIRACEASLRRLQTDYIDLYQIHWPDHGMPYHEVLSALTELRQSGKVRVIGCSNETSWGVMKSLWEADTYGLDRYQTVQNNFSLINRRCESELAQVLRKEGLSLLPYSPLGGGVLTGKYNDGPPPGGRFTEYLTNGGDRQKRMAQRFVNDRSLETTRRLGQIAEDLGVSVTALALAWSKQHDFVASTIVGATSVAQLKESLEADDLILDAETLERIDQIDFEIPNPMTEDGLRRL comes from the coding sequence ATGCAACGACGACGACTCGGCCGCAGCGGTATCGTCGTGTCCGACATCTGCATGGGCACGATGACGTTCGGTTCCCAGTGCGATGAATCGACCAGCCACGAAATTTGTGACGTCGCACGCGATGCGGGGATCGACTTTTTTGATGCGGCAGAAATCTATCCCGTTCCACCGAAGCGGGAAACGGTTGGCAAGACCGAAGAAATCTTTGGCAACTGGTTGAAACGACAAACCCGCGAAGCGGTGATCGTTGCCACCAAAGTCACCGGCCCGGCACACGGCTGGTTCGCCGCGCCGGTCCGCAACGAACACTGTGCGGTCGACCGGCACCAGATCATTCGTGCCTGCGAAGCTTCGCTGCGTCGTCTGCAAACCGATTACATCGATCTGTATCAGATCCACTGGCCCGACCACGGCATGCCGTATCACGAAGTGTTGTCGGCGTTGACTGAATTGCGGCAAAGCGGCAAGGTCCGAGTCATCGGCTGCAGCAACGAAACCAGCTGGGGTGTGATGAAAAGCCTATGGGAAGCCGACACCTACGGACTGGATCGCTACCAAACCGTTCAGAACAACTTCAGCCTGATCAATCGCCGTTGCGAAAGCGAACTGGCCCAGGTGCTGCGTAAAGAAGGCCTTTCACTGTTACCGTATTCGCCTTTGGGCGGCGGCGTACTAACAGGCAAATACAACGATGGGCCGCCGCCCGGCGGTCGGTTCACGGAATACCTGACAAACGGCGGTGACCGTCAAAAACGGATGGCCCAGCGATTCGTCAATGATCGATCACTGGAAACCACCAGACGCCTGGGCCAAATCGCCGAGGACTTGGGCGTCAGTGTCACCGCCCTGGCTCTGGCCTGGAGCAAGCAGCACGATTTCGTCGCCAGCACGATCGTCGGCGCCACTTCGGTCGCACAGCTGAAAGAATCTCTGGAAGCGGACGACCTGATTTTGGACGCGGAAACATTGGAGCGAATCGATCAGATTGATTTCGAAATCCCCAATCCGATGACCGAAGACGGGCTGCGACGGCTGTAA
- a CDS encoding ribose-phosphate diphosphokinase yields the protein MRELKIFSGRANPTLTEKLCRHLHLEPAKISLGQFPDGENFCKLDEDVRGRDVFLIQPTCPPVNDHLIELLTMIDCCRRASAERITAVIPYFGYARQDRKDEGRVPITAKLIANLITRAGADRVLAMDLHAAQIQGFFDVPVDHLYAAPVLNDHFLSRGLDEDEIVVVSPDEGSIKRAVGHAKRLGGPLGIIDKRRSSALEVRQSTIIGGPVEGRIALMFDDMISTAGSICGAARLVHDAGAKEIHIACTHGVLCGPAIHRLREAPIDSVVVTDTIPIPAEKQLPGMVQLSVAPLLAEAIKRIHHDQSISELFRER from the coding sequence ATGCGTGAACTGAAAATCTTTAGTGGTCGGGCGAACCCGACGCTGACTGAAAAACTGTGCCGGCACCTGCACCTGGAGCCGGCCAAGATCTCGTTGGGACAATTTCCCGACGGAGAGAATTTTTGCAAGCTAGATGAAGACGTGCGCGGACGCGACGTGTTCTTGATCCAGCCCACATGTCCACCGGTCAACGATCATTTGATCGAACTGTTGACCATGATCGATTGCTGCCGCCGCGCCAGTGCCGAACGGATCACCGCGGTCATCCCGTATTTCGGTTACGCGCGGCAGGACCGCAAGGACGAAGGGCGGGTGCCGATCACGGCCAAGCTGATCGCCAATCTGATCACCCGCGCCGGTGCCGATCGCGTGTTGGCGATGGACCTGCACGCGGCCCAAATTCAGGGCTTCTTCGACGTGCCGGTGGATCACCTATACGCTGCACCAGTGCTGAACGATCACTTCCTTAGCCGCGGGCTGGACGAAGACGAAATCGTCGTGGTCAGCCCAGACGAAGGCAGCATCAAACGCGCCGTCGGCCACGCGAAACGATTGGGTGGCCCGCTGGGAATCATCGACAAACGTCGCAGCAGTGCACTGGAAGTTCGCCAGTCGACCATCATCGGTGGTCCCGTCGAAGGACGCATCGCATTGATGTTTGACGACATGATCAGTACCGCCGGTTCCATCTGCGGTGCGGCGCGCTTGGTGCACGATGCGGGCGCAAAAGAAATCCACATCGCTTGCACCCACGGGGTCCTGTGCGGTCCGGCAATTCATCGCCTGCGGGAAGCCCCGATCGATTCGGTCGTCGTCACCGACACGATTCCGATTCCTGCCGAAAAACAATTGCCCGGTATGGTCCAGTTGTCGGTCGCCCCGCTGCTTGCCGAAGCCATCAAGCGGATTCACCACGACCAATCGATCAGTGAACTGTTCCGCGAACGCTGA
- a CDS encoding sugar phosphate nucleotidyltransferase produces the protein MPATDSPCAVVLAAGKGTRMKSELPKVLCPVVDRPMIHFVLDALSAAGIERKIVVVGYQADLVRQELSGRKDPIEFVEQTEQLGTGHAVQMCRDALMTQAGPTIVVAGDSPLIQSDSLKTLLDHFAKTQPSLLMGTLKKDDPTGLGRIVRDEDGNFIGIVEHKDATPEQLAITEVNMSTYLFQTPDLLSSLEQISNDNAQGEYYLTDCPALLRKSGKAVDALPVLKPCEALSINNPQELQIVDETMRSMGYA, from the coding sequence ATGCCTGCAACGGATTCGCCCTGTGCCGTCGTGCTCGCCGCCGGCAAGGGCACACGGATGAAAAGCGAACTGCCCAAAGTGCTTTGCCCCGTGGTGGACCGCCCGATGATCCATTTTGTGCTGGACGCTTTGTCGGCGGCCGGCATCGAACGCAAGATCGTCGTCGTTGGCTATCAAGCCGACCTGGTCCGCCAGGAGCTTAGCGGTCGCAAAGACCCGATCGAGTTCGTGGAACAAACCGAACAACTGGGGACCGGCCACGCGGTGCAAATGTGTCGCGACGCATTGATGACGCAAGCCGGTCCGACCATCGTGGTTGCGGGCGATTCGCCGCTGATTCAATCCGACAGTTTGAAAACCTTGCTGGATCACTTCGCTAAAACGCAGCCGTCGTTGCTGATGGGCACGTTGAAGAAAGACGATCCGACCGGGCTGGGTCGCATCGTTCGTGACGAAGACGGCAACTTTATCGGCATTGTCGAACACAAAGACGCCACGCCGGAACAGTTGGCGATCACCGAAGTGAACATGAGCACGTACCTGTTCCAAACCCCCGACTTGCTGTCGTCGTTGGAACAGATCAGCAACGACAACGCACAGGGCGAATACTACCTGACGGATTGTCCGGCACTGTTGCGGAAATCGGGCAAGGCGGTGGACGCTTTGCCCGTGCTGAAGCCGTGCGAAGCTCTTTCGATCAACAACCCACAGGAGCTGCAGATCGTCGACGAAACGATGCGATCAATGGGTTATGCGTGA
- a CDS encoding serpin family protein, whose translation MMSLQSLKQTTCRWLQRRSLAVAAITLLLSIPLAFVSARTVANELRPEPMDLSPLVSEQNRLSIDMLRRLCKADDKNIFCSPMNIHMALSLLEPAAKGPTKEELRSLLYRDKNTDSLFRPFIEQMTDQDQTGVEISMGSNLWLRSGLDIRAKYESLLADRFAGVEHADFHHEQDESIAAINDWVSDATAGRIPKLASRDTVTKDTLMFLASAIYFKGSWSESFSKQRTRPRTFHLADGTTKEVPMMQKNIRIQTMDGDTYRIGILPYGDKIRRMEMVILLPDSHDGLSSMIDQMDLSTLNTQLAKRPKRRRTLVTLPKFELSSSYDLIPHLQQMGIETAFTNAADFSGITKQDRIKLSAVLHKAVIQVDEEGTVAAAVTGVGGIRATSVPAPPPTFNVDRPFAFLIRDNQTGSILFVGRVNDPSTK comes from the coding sequence ATGATGTCACTTCAAAGCTTGAAACAAACCACCTGTCGCTGGCTGCAACGCCGATCGCTGGCCGTCGCGGCGATCACCCTGCTGTTATCGATTCCGCTGGCGTTCGTGTCCGCCCGCACGGTCGCGAATGAACTGCGACCCGAACCGATGGATTTATCACCCTTGGTGTCGGAACAGAATCGATTGAGCATCGATATGCTGCGGCGTTTGTGCAAAGCCGACGACAAGAACATTTTTTGTTCCCCGATGAACATCCACATGGCACTCAGTTTGTTGGAACCGGCTGCCAAAGGTCCGACCAAGGAGGAACTTCGGTCTTTGTTGTATCGCGATAAAAACACGGATTCGCTTTTCCGCCCGTTCATTGAACAAATGACCGACCAAGACCAAACGGGCGTCGAGATCTCGATGGGATCGAACCTGTGGTTGCGTTCGGGCTTGGACATTCGTGCCAAGTACGAAAGCCTGCTCGCAGACCGTTTTGCCGGCGTCGAGCACGCCGATTTTCATCACGAGCAAGACGAATCCATTGCCGCGATCAACGATTGGGTTTCCGACGCCACCGCAGGACGTATTCCCAAGCTAGCGTCGCGTGACACGGTTACCAAAGACACGCTGATGTTTTTGGCCAGTGCCATTTACTTCAAAGGGTCATGGTCCGAATCCTTCTCAAAACAACGGACGCGGCCACGTACCTTTCATCTGGCCGACGGGACGACCAAGGAAGTCCCGATGATGCAGAAAAACATCCGTATCCAAACGATGGATGGCGACACCTATCGCATCGGAATTTTGCCTTATGGCGACAAGATTCGTCGCATGGAAATGGTGATCTTATTGCCCGATAGCCACGACGGGCTGAGCTCCATGATCGACCAAATGGATCTAAGCACACTCAACACCCAATTGGCCAAGCGTCCGAAACGACGTCGCACGTTGGTGACCCTTCCGAAGTTTGAATTGAGCAGCAGTTACGACCTGATCCCCCATTTACAACAGATGGGAATCGAAACCGCGTTCACCAACGCGGCAGATTTCTCGGGAATAACGAAACAGGATCGCATCAAACTTTCTGCCGTTCTTCATAAGGCCGTCATTCAGGTGGACGAAGAAGGAACCGTTGCAGCCGCGGTTACCGGCGTCGGCGGCATCCGAGCCACGTCGGTGCCAGCACCACCGCCGACATTCAATGTCGATCGGCCGTTCGCCTTTCTGATTCGTGACAACCAAACGGGAAGCATCCTGTTCGTCGGACGCGTGAACGATCCTTCGACCAAATGA
- the typA gene encoding translational GTPase TypA, giving the protein MRRNDIRNVVIIAHVDHGKTTLVDCLLRQSGQFRDAELKGERILDSNDLERERGITILSKNIAIPYRDVKINLIDTPGHADFGGEVERVVQMADGALVLVDAAEGPMPQTRFVLEKALQAGVRPIVVVNKVDRPDGRPHEALDEALELLAELGGEDQLDNAAYVFASAKEGFATTDPEATSPNMQPLLDLLVDAVPGPEVETEAPLQMLVTTLDWSDYVGRIAIGRITAGGIRSGQNVMLYQKDQQRVAKVGGLFVFDKLGRTPAEQASAGDVIAIEGLENVEIGDTIANTEGGAALPRLSVDEPTLEMIFSVNTSPFLGREGKFVTTRQLKARLEKELERNVALRVRQVEGSDSYAVAGRGVLHLAVLIETMRREGYELSVGKPQVVYKEIDGIKHEPYEDLRVEVPTETMGPVMELVGLRRGTLDVMQQRGDFSLLSFKIPSRGLIGLRTKLLNATRGTAIIHHRFDSYQVVEGEVPRRGNGVLISMVSGKAMPFALFGLQDRSELFVAPGTEVYEGMIVGENARDNDMTVNPCREKKLTNMRASGSDENVILKPPRDMSLEAALEYIEDDELVEVTPENIRLRKAVLGEADRRRIKRAGKTAAAV; this is encoded by the coding sequence TTGCGTCGCAACGACATCCGAAACGTCGTCATCATCGCCCACGTTGATCATGGAAAGACCACGCTGGTCGATTGCCTGTTGCGTCAAAGCGGCCAGTTTCGCGATGCGGAACTGAAAGGCGAACGCATCCTGGATTCCAATGATTTGGAACGGGAGCGTGGGATCACCATTTTGTCAAAGAACATCGCGATTCCCTACCGCGACGTCAAAATCAACTTGATCGACACGCCGGGCCACGCGGATTTTGGCGGTGAAGTCGAACGCGTCGTCCAGATGGCCGACGGTGCTTTGGTTTTGGTCGACGCCGCCGAAGGCCCCATGCCACAAACCCGCTTTGTTCTGGAAAAGGCTCTGCAGGCCGGCGTCCGGCCTATCGTGGTGGTCAACAAGGTCGACCGCCCGGACGGCCGCCCGCACGAGGCGCTGGACGAAGCGCTGGAATTACTGGCCGAGCTTGGCGGCGAAGACCAACTGGACAATGCGGCCTATGTCTTTGCCAGTGCCAAAGAGGGATTCGCCACGACCGACCCCGAAGCGACGTCCCCCAACATGCAACCGCTGTTGGACTTGCTGGTGGACGCGGTTCCCGGACCCGAAGTGGAAACGGAAGCTCCGCTGCAAATGCTGGTAACCACTTTGGACTGGAGCGACTACGTCGGTCGAATTGCGATCGGTCGAATCACCGCCGGTGGCATTCGCAGCGGTCAAAACGTGATGCTGTACCAGAAGGATCAGCAACGTGTGGCGAAGGTCGGCGGATTGTTCGTGTTCGACAAGCTTGGGCGCACCCCCGCCGAACAAGCGTCGGCCGGAGACGTGATCGCGATCGAAGGTTTGGAGAATGTCGAAATCGGCGACACCATCGCCAATACCGAAGGCGGCGCCGCGCTGCCGCGGCTAAGTGTCGACGAACCGACACTTGAGATGATTTTCAGTGTCAACACGTCGCCGTTTTTGGGGCGCGAAGGCAAGTTCGTGACAACGCGTCAGCTGAAGGCACGGCTTGAAAAGGAACTTGAGCGAAACGTCGCACTGCGGGTCCGTCAGGTCGAAGGCAGCGACAGCTATGCCGTGGCGGGCCGGGGCGTGTTGCACTTGGCCGTCTTGATCGAAACGATGCGACGCGAAGGTTACGAGCTGAGCGTCGGAAAGCCGCAGGTGGTCTACAAAGAAATCGACGGGATCAAGCACGAGCCCTACGAAGATTTGCGGGTGGAGGTGCCCACCGAAACGATGGGGCCGGTGATGGAACTGGTGGGTTTGCGCCGCGGAACCTTGGACGTGATGCAACAGCGTGGCGATTTCAGTTTGCTGAGCTTCAAAATCCCCTCGCGTGGTCTGATCGGCTTGCGAACCAAGTTACTCAACGCCACCCGCGGGACGGCGATCATCCATCACCGGTTTGACAGTTACCAAGTGGTCGAGGGCGAAGTCCCGCGTCGCGGAAACGGCGTGTTGATCTCCATGGTCAGTGGCAAAGCGATGCCGTTTGCTTTGTTCGGTTTGCAGGACCGATCCGAATTGTTCGTCGCCCCGGGAACGGAAGTCTATGAAGGCATGATCGTCGGCGAAAACGCCCGCGATAACGATATGACGGTGAATCCGTGCCGCGAGAAAAAGCTGACCAACATGCGGGCCAGCGGCAGCGACGAGAACGTGATTCTGAAGCCGCCGCGCGACATGTCTTTGGAAGCCGCACTGGAATACATCGAAGACGATGAACTGGTGGAAGTCACGCCGGAGAATATTCGGCTTCGCAAAGCCGTGCTGGGCGAAGCGGATCGTCGTCGTATCAAGCGTGCCGGGAAAACCGCGGCCGCCGTTTAG